The following are from one region of the Corylus avellana chromosome ca1, CavTom2PMs-1.0 genome:
- the LOC132163996 gene encoding putative late blight resistance protein homolog R1B-17 (The sequence of the model RefSeq protein was modified relative to this genomic sequence to represent the inferred CDS: added 41 bases not found in genome assembly) — MGGLGKTTLAKKVFNKIGVMSHFNCRAWVYASQDFRARDLLLQILKQMQIPDGLRRKLEGMSEDELIKELFEYLKEERYLIVMDDIWTTEDWDKIRNAFPDNSKGSRILITSRIKKVALHVSHTLPYDLPFLNEEDSWELFKKKVFRGKTCPVELEIPGRQIAKGCRGLPLSIVVLAGILTNKEKSFHIWSKYVGHVTTFLARDDDICPKILFLSYTDLPMFLKPCFLYFGIFPEDIEIPVRRLMHLWVAEGFIQHNDDRNIEDVAEGYLEELVDRSLIQVASRRIDRGIKTCRIHDLLRDLCIKESAEEKFLEVQSRNNFSTNNSRRLSILGTDGSSTRGYMSSNPSISIYARSLFYFGNDGFSDEDAWTWVHKNFKLVRVLNFEILRIPAMPKSLAKLIHLRYLRMEFSNSLSVFPDCIGNLTNLETLYVKGSLTDRSCLPNGIFRLKRLRNLYLSDRLPLPFIRKKRLSSPWDSKEALGKLEVLSIAFLLYDRQKKSFPVVLGKFPNVRKLKIQFEWCSFDFVWQAPNVFPCLRYLNHLEILRIEDCCMLPPDPNLFPSTITKLTLKSVELEVGGGLTMLGKLPQLRILKLEGRGYKPNRALETQHDISIRVIADSFPQLHVLKLNQMKIKEWKQETGAMPSLIRLIIIECNELISPPELWSLTTLRDVKAIRSSGWARMLRELQKEVGFKLLIQPPIPD, encoded by the coding sequence taataaaattggcGTCATGAGTCACTTTAACTGCCGTGCATGGGTATATGCATCTCAAGATTTCAGAGCTAGAGATTTGTTGCTTCAAATTTTAAAGCAGATGCAAATACCAGATGGGTTGAGAAGGAAACTTGAAGGCATGAGTGAGGATGAATTAATAAAGGAGTTGTTCGAATACTTGAAAGAAGAGAGGTACCTAATAGTCATGGACGATATTTGGACAACTGAGGATTGGGATAAGATAAGAAATGCATTTCCTGATAACTCCAAGGGAAGCAGAATATTGATTACCAGTCGTATAAAAAAAGTGGCATTGCATGTAAGCCATACTCTTCCTTACGATCTCCCATTTCTTAACGAAGAGGACAGTTGGgaactttttaagaaaaaggtGTTTCGAGGGAAAACATGTCCTGTGGAATTAGAAATTCCGGGAAGACAAATCGCAAAAGGTTGTCGAGGTTTACCCCTTTCAATTGTAGTATTAGCTggcattttaacaaacaaggaGAAGTCATTCCACATATGGTCGAAATATGTTGGTCATGTAACAACTTTCCTTGCTCGTGATGATGATATATGTCCAAAAATACTATTCTTGAGCTACACTGATCTACCCATGTTCTTGAAACCatgctttttgtattttggtatATTTCCAGAAGACATTGAGATCCCAGTAAGGCGATTAATGCATCTGTGGGTAGCGGAGGGCTTCATACAACACAATGACGATCGAAACATCGAGGATGTTGCTGAAGGCTACTTGGAGGAGCTCGTAGATCGAAGTTTGATCCAAGTGGCTAGTAGGAGAATAGACAGAGGAATAAAGACATGCCGTATCCATGATCTTCTGCGAGACCTCTGCATAAAAGAAAGTGCGGAAGAGAAGTTTCTGGAGGTTCAATCACGTAACAATTTCTCCACAAACAATTCCCGTAGACTATCCATCCTTGGTACTGATGGCAGTAGTACTCGTGGATACATGTCTTCAAACCCCTCTATCTCAATATATGCCCGTTCTTTGTTCTACTTTGGCAATGATGGTTTTTCTGACGAAGATGCCTGGACTTGGGTCcacaaaaacttcaaattagTTCGGGTGCTTAATTTTGAGATTCTGCGAATCCCAGCCATGCCCAAAAGCTTAGCAAAATTGATCCATTTGAGGTACTTGAGGATGGAATTCAGTAATTCTCTGAGTGTTTTTCCAGATTGCATTGGCAACCTTACGAATCTTGAGACCCTTTACGTAAAGGGCTCTCTTACAGACAGATCTTGTTTGCCGAACGGGATATTTAGGCTAAAACGTTTAAGGAATCTGTACCTGTCCGATAGATTGCCGTTACCTTTCAtcagaaaaaaaagattgtCGTCACCTTGGGATTCGAAGGAAGCTCTAGGGAAGCTCGAAGTCCTTTCCATAGCATTTCTTCTGTATGATCGTCAAAAGAAAAGTTTCCCGGTCGTACTGGGCAAGTTTCCTAATGTTaggaaattaaaaatacaatttgagTGGTGTTCATTTGACTTCGTGTGGCAGGCCCCCAATGTATTTCCATGCCTCCGCTATTTAAATCATCTTGAAATCTTGAGAATTGAGGATTGTTGCATGCTTCCTCCCGATCCGAATTTATTTCCATCGACAATCACCAAGCTAACCTTAAAGAGTGTTGAGTTAGAAGTCGGCGGCGGCCTGACAATGCTGGGAAAGCTTCCCCAGCTTCGGATACTGAAACTAGAAGGTAGAGGTTATAAGCCAAATCGTGCCTTAGAAACTCAGCATGATATTAGTATCCGCGTCATTGCTGATTCGTTTCCTCAACTCCACGTCCTCAAATTGaatcaaatgaaaattaaagaatggaAACAGGAGACAGGTGCAATGCCAAGCCTTATACGTTTGATTATCATCGAGTGCAATGAATTGATTAGCCCACCGGAACTATGGAGTTTGACCACTTTGCGAGATGTGAAGGCGATACGAAGTTCAGGCTGGGCAAGGATGCTTCGGGAGTTGCAGAAGGAGGTTGGGTTTAAGCTACTGATCCAACCTCCTATACCTGACTGA
- the LOC132163984 gene encoding disease resistance protein RPP13-like → MADSVVAFLLGYLPNLLIDEANFLAGVEDRVKSLIRELRMINIFLKNSLGKRNDEMVKEVVGQIREAAYEAEDVIDKFILEVTEYRKRSTIGRMLDIPSHAKRIRNVGTKIVGINDTISQIFNNRERYGIEGAEASVDAEDETLHRHRRQVEEDDVVGFVDDSAILVKQLTHGDRKLDVISIIGMGGLGKTTLAKKVYNNKIGVMSHFNCRAWVYASQDFRARDLLLQILKQMQIPDGLRRKLEGMSEDELIKELFEYLKEERYLIVMDDIWTTEDWDKIRNAFPDNSKGSRILITSRIKKVALHVSHTLPYDLPFLNEEDSWELFKKRVFRGKTCPVELEIPGRQIAKGCRGLPLSIVVLAGILTNKEKSFHIWSKYVGHVTTFLARDDDICPKILFLSYTDLPMFLKPCFLYFGIFPEDIEIPVRRLMHLWVAEGFIQHNDDRNIEDVAEGYLEELVDRSLIQVASRRIDRGIKTCRIHDLLRDLCIKESAEEKFLEVQSRNNFSTNNSRRLSILGTDGSSTRGYMSSNPSISIYARSLFYFGNDGFSDEDAWTWVHKNFKLVRVLNFEILRIPAMPKSLAKLIHLRYLRMEFSNSLSVFPDCIGNLTNLETLYVKGSLTDRSCLPNGIFRLKRLRNLYLSDRLPLPFIRKKRLSSPWDSKEALGKLEVLSIAFLLYDRQKKSFPVVLGKFPNVRKLKIQFEWCSFDYVWQAPNVFPCLRYLNHLEILRIEDCCMLPTDPNLFPSTITKLTLKSVELEVGGGLTMLGKLPQLRILKLEGRGYKPNRALETQHDISIRVIADSFPQLHVLKLNQMKIKEWKQETGAMPSLIRLIIIECNELISPPELWSLTTLRDVKAIRSSGWARMLRELQKEVGFKLLIQPPIPD, encoded by the coding sequence ATGGCCGACAGTGTTGTCGCTTTCCTCCTAGGATACTTGCCCAATCTACTCATAGACGAAGCAAATTTCCTTGCTGGAGTGGAGGATAGAGTCAAATCACTTATTAGGGAGCTCAGAATGATAAATATCTTCCTGAAGAACTCATTGGGAAAACGGAACGATGAAATGGTGAAGGAGGTAGTCGGACAAATCAGGGAGGCGGCTTACGAGGCTGAAGATGTTATCGACAAATTCATCCTAGAGGTCACAGAATACAGGAAGAGGAGCACGATAGGGAGGATGCTTGATATCCCTTCTCACGCAAAGAGGATTCGAAATGTTGGAACGAAGATAGTAGGCATCAATGATACAATCAGCCAGATCTTCAACAATAGAGAAAGGTACGGCATTGAAGGAGCTGAAGCTAGTGTTGATGCGGAGGATGAAACATTGCACAGACATAGGAGACAAGTCGAGGAAGATGACGTGGTGGGCTTCGTTGATGACTCAGCGATATTGGTGAAGCAACTTACTCATGGGGATCGCAAGCTTGATGTCATTTCAATAATCGGTATGGGTGGGCTAGGCAAGACCACTCTCGCCAAGAAAGtctataataataaaattggcGTCATGAGTCACTTTAACTGCCGTGCATGGGTATATGCATCTCAAGATTTCAGAGCTAGAGATTTGTTGCTTCAAATTTTAAAGCAGATGCAAATACCAGATGGGTTGAGAAGGAAACTTGAAGGCATGAGTGAGGATGAATTAATAAAGGAGTTGTTCGAATACTTGAAAGAAGAGAGGTACCTAATAGTCATGGACGATATTTGGACAACTGAGGATTGGGATAAGATAAGAAATGCATTTCCTGATAACTCCAAGGGAAGCAGAATATTGATTACCAGTCGTATAAAAAAAGTGGCATTGCATGTAAGCCATACTCTTCCTTACGATCTCCCATTTCTTAACGAAGAGGACAGTTGGGAACTTTTTAAGAAAAGGGTGTTTCGAGGGAAAACATGTCCTGTGGAATTAGAAATTCCGGGAAGACAAATCGCAAAAGGTTGTCGAGGTTTACCCCTTTCAATTGTAGTATTAGCTggcattttaacaaacaaggaGAAGTCATTCCACATATGGTCGAAATATGTTGGTCATGTAACAACTTTCCTTGCTCGTGATGATGATATATGTCCAAAAATACTATTCTTGAGCTACACTGATCTACCCATGTTCTTGAAACCatgctttttgtattttggtatATTTCCAGAAGACATTGAGATCCCAGTAAGGCGATTAATGCATCTGTGGGTAGCGGAGGGCTTCATACAACACAATGACGATCGAAACATCGAGGATGTTGCTGAAGGCTACTTGGAGGAGCTCGTAGATCGAAGTTTGATCCAAGTGGCTAGTAGGAGAATAGACAGAGGAATAAAGACATGCCGTATCCATGATCTTCTGCGAGACCTCTGCATAAAAGAAAGTGCGGAAGAGAAGTTTCTGGAGGTTCAATCACGTAACAATTTCTCCACAAACAATTCCCGTAGACTATCCATCCTTGGTACTGATGGCAGTAGTACTCGTGGATACATGTCTTCAAACCCCTCTATCTCAATATATGCCCGTTCTTTGTTCTACTTTGGCAATGATGGTTTTTCTGACGAAGATGCCTGGACTTGGGTCcacaaaaacttcaaattagTTCGGGTGCTTAATTTTGAGATTCTGCGAATCCCAGCCATGCCCAAAAGCTTAGCAAAATTGATCCATTTGAGGTACTTGAGGATGGAATTCAGTAATTCTCTGAGTGTTTTTCCAGATTGCATTGGCAACCTTACGAATCTTGAGACCCTTTACGTAAAGGGCTCTCTTACAGACAGATCTTGTTTGCCGAACGGGATATTTAGGCTAAAACGTTTAAGGAATCTGTACCTGTCCGATAGATTGCCGTTACCTTTCAtcagaaaaaaaagattgtCGTCACCTTGGGATTCGAAGGAAGCTCTAGGGAAGCTCGAAGTCCTTTCCATAGCATTTCTTCTGTATGATCGTCAAAAGAAAAGTTTCCCGGTCGTACTGGGCAAGTTTCCTAATGTTaggaaattaaaaatacaatttgagTGGTGTTCATTTGACTACGTGTGGCAGGCCCCCAATGTATTTCCATGCCTCCGCTATTTAAATCATCTTGAAATCTTGAGAATTGAGGATTGTTGCATGCTTCCTACCGATCCGAATTTATTTCCATCGACAATCACCAAGCTAACCTTAAAGAGTGTTGAGTTAGAAGTCGGCGGCGGCCTGACAATGCTGGGAAAGCTTCCCCAGCTTCGGATACTGAAACTAGAAGGTAGAGGTTATAAGCCAAATCGTGCCTTAGAAACTCAGCATGATATTAGTATCCGCGTCATTGCTGATTCGTTTCCTCAACTCCACGTCCTCAAATTGaatcaaatgaaaattaaagaatggaAACAGGAGACAGGTGCAATGCCAAGCCTTATACGTTTGATTATCATCGAGTGCAATGAATTGATTAGCCCACCGGAACTATGGAGTTTGACCACTTTGCGAGATGTGAAGGCGATACGAAGTTCAGGCTGGGCAAGGATGCTTCGGGAGTTGCAGAAGGAGGTTGGGTTTAAGCTACTGATCCAACCTCCTATACCTGACTGA
- the LOC132176817 gene encoding putative disease resistance RPP13-like protein 1 isoform X2: MAGVAVICLSPILQVFFKRMASGEFVDFFEGQKLCDKLLKELKIQLMSVNAVLEDAEEQRFTRPDVKEWLDKLEDVMCDAEEICDEIATKDLRQKLDAEFGTFGSKVRNLISTYRFVKNVERKINYAVHILECLARQLGCLGLRKGVGRRNLSERQPTTYLVDESNIVGRHAEREAIINSLLSDDDKNIGVIAIVGMGGIGKTFLAQLVYNEDSVKKHFDLKAWVCVSDDFDVLKLTKIILEEVSSSANADSKNLNQLQIKLKEALIGKKFLLVLDDVLEKSYDKWEELSKALKYGAPGSKVIVTTRDDEVASFMSTSATHSVTELPEKDCWSLFAKYAFHDGNSNAYPDLEAIGRQIVEKCKGLPLAIKVIGALLQSKLDVEEWDKILRSELWDLPIGETGILPGLRLSYKYLSPHLKRCFAYCSIFPRDYAFKKDKLILLWMAEGFLLQTRNKTMEEVGDNYFFALVSRSLFQKSNHNSYIMPNLVYDLTKSISTRFTLSHEDDCSPEITSNTLHFSYFCSKFDFQKFATFHGVKRLRTILQLNSDVQFASYSDVSQLSIPMLRSLHVLSLSYYQKIAELPNSIGKLIHLRYLDLSYTGIKRLPDSICKLCNLQTLNLSNCWYLAAFPRDLYKLINLRHLDFAQAKMIMEMPINMGELRCLQTLTKFIVGKHGRSGIGELGKLTNLRGSLIILELQNVESPTYMILREKHLTELVMEWRFDANDPESQILVLSCLQPHTSLKILAINGYGGKSFPNWVGHTSFSNITSLRLEHCTQCCNLPPLGQLPSLQDLSIVGFVEVVKVGQEFYGSGSSSIKPFEALKVLKFKCMLKWEEWFSFDAENEAELNIRDADNLMH; this comes from the exons ATGGCTGGGGTTGCAGTCATATGTCTCTCTCCCATCCTCCaagtgttttttaaaagaatggCGTCTGGCGAATTTGTTGACTTTTTCGAGGGACAAAAACTCTGCGACAAACTCCTAAAAGAGTTGAAGATACAATTGATGTCCGTGAATGCAGTGCTTGAAGATGCGGAGGAACAACGATTTACAAGGCCTGATGTGAAAGAGTGGCTTGATAAGCTGGAAGATGTTATGTGTGATGCAGAGGAAATCTGCGACGAGATTGCTACCAAAGACTTGCGACAGAAGCTGGATGCTGAATTTGGAACCTTTGGAAGTAAGGTACGTAACCTCATCTCTACTTATCGTTTTGTCAAGAATGTAGAAAGAAAGATCAATTATGCAGTTCACATATTGGAGTGTTTAGCAAGACAATTGGGTTGTTTGGGTCTACGTAAAGGTGTTGGACGAAGGAATCTATCAGAAAGACAACCCACAACTTATTTGGTTGATGAATCTAATATTGTTGGTAGGCATGCTGAGAGGGAGGCTATAATTAATTCGTTGCTTTCAGATGATGACAAAAATATAGGTGTGATTGCCATAGTCGGCATGGGGGGGATTGGCAAAACCTTCCTTGCTCAGCTCGTATACAATGAAGACAGTGTTAAAAAGCATTTTGACCTTAAAGCATGGGTTTGTGTTTCGGATGATTTTGACGTGTTAAAGCTAACAAAAATAATTCTAGAGGAAGTTAGTTCGTCTGCTAATGCTGATAGCAAGAATCTGAATCAACTTCAAATTAAACTCAAGGAGGCGTTGATAGGAAAGAAATTCTTACTTGTTTTAGACGATGTTTTGGAGAAGAGTTACGACAAATGGGAGGAATTAAGTAAGGCTCTTAAATATGGAGCACCCGGAAGTAAGGTCATCGTAACAACACGTGATGATGAGGTTGCATCGTTCATGTCCACTAGTGCAACTCATTCTGTAACGGAGTTACCCGAAAAAGATTGTTGGTCATTATTTGCAAAATATGCATTCCACGATGGTAACTCTAATGCATATCCAGACCTAGAAGCAATAGGGAGACAAATCGTAGAGAAGTGCAAAGGCTTACCTTTAGCAATCAAGGTGATTGGGGCTCTCTTGCAGTCTAAATTAGATGTTGAGGAATGGGATAAGATATTGAGAAGTGAATTATGGGATTTACCAATTGGGGAGACAGGCATCCTTCCCGGTCTAAGATTAAGTTATAAATATCTTTCACCACATCTAAAGCGATGCTTTGCATACTGCTCTATATTTCCTAGGgattatgcttttaaaaaagataaattaatctTATTATGGATGGCAGAAGGTTTCTTGTTGCAAACCCGAAACAAAACAATGGAAGAAGTTGGTGATAATTACTTCTTTGCTCTTGTATCAAGATCATTattccaaaaatcaaatcacaattcatatATAATGCCTAATCTTGTTTACGATTTAACAAAGTCTATATCTACACGATTCACTTTAAGCCATGAAGATGATTGCTCTCCTGAAATTACAAGCAATACTCTCCATTTCTCgtatttttgttcaaaatttgattttcagaAGTTTGCGACCTTTCATGGGGTTAAAAGGTTGCGCACCATCCTACAATTAAATTCTGATGTTCAGTTTGCAAGTTATAGTGATGTATCGCAGCTTTCAATACCAATGTTAAGATCCTTACATGTGCTGTCTCTATCTTACTATCAAAAGATAGCTGAGTTGCCAAATTCAATTGGTAAACTTATACATCTACGTTATTTGGACCTTTCTTACACTGGGATTAAAAGGTTGCCTGATTCTATATGTAAGCTGTGCAATTTGCAAACattgaatttatcaaattgTTGGTATCTTGCTGCCTTTCCAAGAGATTTGTATAAACTCATTAATTTGCGACATCTTGATTTTGCTCAAGCTAAGATGATAATGGAGATGCCGATAAATATGGGTGAATTAAGATGTCTTCAAACATTAACTAAATTTATCGTTGGAAAACACGGTAGATCTGGCATTGGAGAGCTAGGAAAACTTACGAATCTTCGGGGATCGCTTATTATTTTAGAGCTACAAAATGTTGAATCTCCTACGTATATGATCTTGAGGGAGAAGCATCTTACAGAGTTGGTAATGGAGTGGAGATTTGATGCTAATGATCCAGAAAGTCAAATACTCGTACTTAGTTGTCTCCAACCCCATACAAGCTTGAAAATCCTTGCTATCAATGGCTATGGTGGTAAAAGTTTTCCAAACTGGGTAGGGCATACTTCATTCTCTAATATAACATCTCTTCGTCTAGAACACTGTACCCAATGTTGCAACTTGCCACCACTTGGGCAACTGCCCTCTCTGCAGGACCTCTCTATTGTTGGGTTCGTGGAAGTTGTTAAAGTGGGTCAGGAGTTTTATGGCAGCGGATCTTCTTCAATTAAGCCATTTGAAGCCTTGAAAGTTTTAAAGTTCAAATGTATGTTGAAGTGGGAGGAATGGTTTTCTTTTGACGCTGAAAACGAAG CCGAACTTAATATTCGTGACGCTGACAATTTGATGCATTAG
- the LOC132176817 gene encoding putative disease resistance RPP13-like protein 1 isoform X1 yields the protein MAGVAVICLSPILQVFFKRMASGEFVDFFEGQKLCDKLLKELKIQLMSVNAVLEDAEEQRFTRPDVKEWLDKLEDVMCDAEEICDEIATKDLRQKLDAEFGTFGSKVRNLISTYRFVKNVERKINYAVHILECLARQLGCLGLRKGVGRRNLSERQPTTYLVDESNIVGRHAEREAIINSLLSDDDKNIGVIAIVGMGGIGKTFLAQLVYNEDSVKKHFDLKAWVCVSDDFDVLKLTKIILEEVSSSANADSKNLNQLQIKLKEALIGKKFLLVLDDVLEKSYDKWEELSKALKYGAPGSKVIVTTRDDEVASFMSTSATHSVTELPEKDCWSLFAKYAFHDGNSNAYPDLEAIGRQIVEKCKGLPLAIKVIGALLQSKLDVEEWDKILRSELWDLPIGETGILPGLRLSYKYLSPHLKRCFAYCSIFPRDYAFKKDKLILLWMAEGFLLQTRNKTMEEVGDNYFFALVSRSLFQKSNHNSYIMPNLVYDLTKSISTRFTLSHEDDCSPEITSNTLHFSYFCSKFDFQKFATFHGVKRLRTILQLNSDVQFASYSDVSQLSIPMLRSLHVLSLSYYQKIAELPNSIGKLIHLRYLDLSYTGIKRLPDSICKLCNLQTLNLSNCWYLAAFPRDLYKLINLRHLDFAQAKMIMEMPINMGELRCLQTLTKFIVGKHGRSGIGELGKLTNLRGSLIILELQNVESPTYMILREKHLTELVMEWRFDANDPESQILVLSCLQPHTSLKILAINGYGGKSFPNWVGHTSFSNITSLRLEHCTQCCNLPPLGQLPSLQDLSIVGFVEVVKVGQEFYGSGSSSIKPFEALKVLKFKCMLKWEEWFSFDAENEGGAFPNLRELQIYECPKLTGSLPVHLLSLAELNIRDADNLMH from the coding sequence ATGGCTGGGGTTGCAGTCATATGTCTCTCTCCCATCCTCCaagtgttttttaaaagaatggCGTCTGGCGAATTTGTTGACTTTTTCGAGGGACAAAAACTCTGCGACAAACTCCTAAAAGAGTTGAAGATACAATTGATGTCCGTGAATGCAGTGCTTGAAGATGCGGAGGAACAACGATTTACAAGGCCTGATGTGAAAGAGTGGCTTGATAAGCTGGAAGATGTTATGTGTGATGCAGAGGAAATCTGCGACGAGATTGCTACCAAAGACTTGCGACAGAAGCTGGATGCTGAATTTGGAACCTTTGGAAGTAAGGTACGTAACCTCATCTCTACTTATCGTTTTGTCAAGAATGTAGAAAGAAAGATCAATTATGCAGTTCACATATTGGAGTGTTTAGCAAGACAATTGGGTTGTTTGGGTCTACGTAAAGGTGTTGGACGAAGGAATCTATCAGAAAGACAACCCACAACTTATTTGGTTGATGAATCTAATATTGTTGGTAGGCATGCTGAGAGGGAGGCTATAATTAATTCGTTGCTTTCAGATGATGACAAAAATATAGGTGTGATTGCCATAGTCGGCATGGGGGGGATTGGCAAAACCTTCCTTGCTCAGCTCGTATACAATGAAGACAGTGTTAAAAAGCATTTTGACCTTAAAGCATGGGTTTGTGTTTCGGATGATTTTGACGTGTTAAAGCTAACAAAAATAATTCTAGAGGAAGTTAGTTCGTCTGCTAATGCTGATAGCAAGAATCTGAATCAACTTCAAATTAAACTCAAGGAGGCGTTGATAGGAAAGAAATTCTTACTTGTTTTAGACGATGTTTTGGAGAAGAGTTACGACAAATGGGAGGAATTAAGTAAGGCTCTTAAATATGGAGCACCCGGAAGTAAGGTCATCGTAACAACACGTGATGATGAGGTTGCATCGTTCATGTCCACTAGTGCAACTCATTCTGTAACGGAGTTACCCGAAAAAGATTGTTGGTCATTATTTGCAAAATATGCATTCCACGATGGTAACTCTAATGCATATCCAGACCTAGAAGCAATAGGGAGACAAATCGTAGAGAAGTGCAAAGGCTTACCTTTAGCAATCAAGGTGATTGGGGCTCTCTTGCAGTCTAAATTAGATGTTGAGGAATGGGATAAGATATTGAGAAGTGAATTATGGGATTTACCAATTGGGGAGACAGGCATCCTTCCCGGTCTAAGATTAAGTTATAAATATCTTTCACCACATCTAAAGCGATGCTTTGCATACTGCTCTATATTTCCTAGGgattatgcttttaaaaaagataaattaatctTATTATGGATGGCAGAAGGTTTCTTGTTGCAAACCCGAAACAAAACAATGGAAGAAGTTGGTGATAATTACTTCTTTGCTCTTGTATCAAGATCATTattccaaaaatcaaatcacaattcatatATAATGCCTAATCTTGTTTACGATTTAACAAAGTCTATATCTACACGATTCACTTTAAGCCATGAAGATGATTGCTCTCCTGAAATTACAAGCAATACTCTCCATTTCTCgtatttttgttcaaaatttgattttcagaAGTTTGCGACCTTTCATGGGGTTAAAAGGTTGCGCACCATCCTACAATTAAATTCTGATGTTCAGTTTGCAAGTTATAGTGATGTATCGCAGCTTTCAATACCAATGTTAAGATCCTTACATGTGCTGTCTCTATCTTACTATCAAAAGATAGCTGAGTTGCCAAATTCAATTGGTAAACTTATACATCTACGTTATTTGGACCTTTCTTACACTGGGATTAAAAGGTTGCCTGATTCTATATGTAAGCTGTGCAATTTGCAAACattgaatttatcaaattgTTGGTATCTTGCTGCCTTTCCAAGAGATTTGTATAAACTCATTAATTTGCGACATCTTGATTTTGCTCAAGCTAAGATGATAATGGAGATGCCGATAAATATGGGTGAATTAAGATGTCTTCAAACATTAACTAAATTTATCGTTGGAAAACACGGTAGATCTGGCATTGGAGAGCTAGGAAAACTTACGAATCTTCGGGGATCGCTTATTATTTTAGAGCTACAAAATGTTGAATCTCCTACGTATATGATCTTGAGGGAGAAGCATCTTACAGAGTTGGTAATGGAGTGGAGATTTGATGCTAATGATCCAGAAAGTCAAATACTCGTACTTAGTTGTCTCCAACCCCATACAAGCTTGAAAATCCTTGCTATCAATGGCTATGGTGGTAAAAGTTTTCCAAACTGGGTAGGGCATACTTCATTCTCTAATATAACATCTCTTCGTCTAGAACACTGTACCCAATGTTGCAACTTGCCACCACTTGGGCAACTGCCCTCTCTGCAGGACCTCTCTATTGTTGGGTTCGTGGAAGTTGTTAAAGTGGGTCAGGAGTTTTATGGCAGCGGATCTTCTTCAATTAAGCCATTTGAAGCCTTGAAAGTTTTAAAGTTCAAATGTATGTTGAAGTGGGAGGAATGGTTTTCTTTTGACGCTGAAAACGAAGGTGGAGCTTTTCCTAATCTTAGAGAGCTTCAAATTTATGAATGTCCTAAGCTAACAGGAAGTTTGCCCGTCCATCTTCTTTCTTTAGCCGAACTTAATATTCGTGACGCTGACAATTTGATGCATTAG